Proteins encoded within one genomic window of Cellulomonas flavigena DSM 20109:
- a CDS encoding peptidoglycan D,D-transpeptidase FtsI family protein, giving the protein MNTPLRRLATITLVMFVALMGSATWVQFFQAESLNTDGRNVRTLYREHGNARGPIVAGGEAIATSVPVDDPFGYQRTYSQGDLYSAVTGFYSIANSRSQLELAENDQLTGRSDQLFFTRIRDLLTGKRPEGAAVETTILPAAQQAARNGLGAQHGAVVALEPATGRILALVSTPGFDPNVLAVHSTSEAAAQYRALDQADGNPLRPNTHQERYAPGSTFKLVTAAAALESGDYQADTPVPSPDQLTLPQTSATIGNFGGGSCGGEQVSLADALRTSCNTAFASLGMTLGEDVLREQSERFGFLDPDLAVPMPVVESVFPSDLDQAVLAQSAIGQRDVQASPLQMAMVASAIANGGRLMTPYLVETVRAADLTIVSQTDPEPYSDAVSSATASALTQMMVGVVDSGTGKAARIAGVQVAGKTGTAQTVEGQPPHAWFTAFAPADAPRVAVAVIVENGGNLGNEATGGAVAAPIARAVIEAVLAS; this is encoded by the coding sequence ATGAACACGCCGCTGCGTCGCCTCGCGACCATCACCCTCGTCATGTTCGTGGCCCTCATGGGCTCCGCGACGTGGGTCCAGTTCTTCCAGGCGGAGTCGCTCAACACCGACGGCCGCAACGTGCGCACGCTCTACCGCGAGCACGGCAACGCGCGCGGGCCGATCGTCGCCGGCGGCGAGGCGATCGCGACGTCCGTGCCCGTGGACGACCCGTTCGGCTACCAGCGCACCTACTCCCAGGGTGACCTGTACTCCGCGGTGACGGGCTTCTACTCGATCGCCAACAGCCGCAGCCAGCTCGAGCTCGCGGAGAACGACCAGCTCACGGGCCGCTCCGACCAGCTGTTCTTCACGCGCATCCGCGACCTGCTCACCGGCAAGCGGCCCGAGGGCGCGGCCGTCGAGACGACGATCCTGCCCGCCGCGCAGCAGGCCGCGCGCAACGGCCTCGGCGCCCAGCACGGTGCCGTCGTGGCCCTCGAGCCCGCCACCGGCCGGATCCTCGCGCTCGTCTCCACCCCCGGGTTCGACCCCAACGTGCTCGCCGTGCACTCCACGAGCGAGGCCGCGGCGCAGTACCGCGCGCTCGACCAGGCCGACGGCAACCCGCTGCGCCCCAACACCCACCAGGAGCGGTACGCGCCCGGGTCCACGTTCAAGCTCGTCACCGCCGCGGCGGCGCTGGAGTCCGGCGACTACCAGGCGGACACGCCCGTGCCGTCGCCCGACCAGCTCACGCTGCCGCAGACGTCGGCCACGATCGGCAACTTCGGTGGCGGCAGCTGCGGCGGCGAGCAGGTCAGCCTCGCCGACGCCCTGCGCACGTCGTGCAACACCGCCTTCGCGAGCCTGGGCATGACGCTCGGCGAGGACGTGCTGCGCGAGCAGTCCGAACGCTTCGGCTTCCTCGACCCCGACCTGGCGGTGCCGATGCCCGTCGTGGAGTCCGTGTTCCCCTCCGACCTCGACCAGGCGGTCCTCGCCCAGTCGGCGATCGGGCAGCGCGACGTGCAGGCCTCGCCCCTGCAGATGGCGATGGTCGCGTCCGCGATCGCCAACGGCGGGCGGCTCATGACGCCCTACCTCGTGGAGACCGTGCGCGCCGCCGACCTGACGATCGTGTCCCAGACGGATCCCGAGCCGTACTCCGACGCCGTGTCGTCGGCCACCGCGAGCGCGCTCACGCAGATGATGGTCGGTGTGGTCGACTCCGGCACCGGGAAGGCCGCCCGCATCGCCGGCGTGCAGGTCGCGGGCAAGACCGGCACGGCCCAGACCGTCGAGGGACAGCCGCCGCACGCGTGGTTCACCGCGTTCGCGCCGGCCGACGCCCCACGCGTGGCCGTCGCCGTCATCGTCGAGAACGGCGGCAACCTGGGCAACGAGGCGACGGGCGGCGCAGTCGCGGCACCGATCGCCCGTGCCGTGATCGAGGCGGTGCTGGCGTCATGA